The genomic window CGCGTACAACGAGGCCGCGGGCATCGCCGAATTCCTGCTCGAGATCCATGAGCACCTCGCCCCGCTCGCGTCGGAGCTCGACATCGTCGTCGCCGACGACCGTTCCACCGACGCGACGGCTGCCGTCGTCGCGGGTCTCGGACTCGACCGCGTGCAGGTGCAGACGCAGACCCGCAACCGCGGGCACGGACCCACGGCGCTCGCCGCGTACGTGGCCGGGTTGCAGCTCTCGCCCGACGTCGTCGTACACGTCGACGGCGACGGGCAGTTCGCAGGGAACGACATCGCCCGCGTGCTCGGCGCACTCGAGGCGACCGGTGCCGACGTGGTGCACGGGGTGCGCCGCGGCCGCGAAGACCCGTGGTTCCGCCGTGCGCTGAGCTTCGGGCTGCGCGTCGCCGTGCGTCCGTTCGCAGGGCGCGGCGTGCCCGACATCAACACCCCGCTGCGTGCCTACCGGCCCCAGGTGCTGCAGCAGCTCATCGACGCCGTCGGGGCGGATGCCATCGTGCCGCACGTGCACTTCTCGCTCGCCGAGGCCCGGTGCGGGCTGCGGGTGACCTCTGTGCCCGTGCGCAGCCTGCCGCGCCGCGGCGGAGAGACCGTCGGCACCATGTGGGGCGGCAACGGGCAGCCGAAACTGCCACCCAAGCGCCTGCGCTCGTTCGTACGTCATGCCCTGGGGGAGCTCTGGCGGCTGTCGCTGCGACCGTCGGCCCCGATGCTGGCGCTGCGCACGGCATCCGCGGACCTGCGGTCGCGCGTCGCGGATGCGGCATGACGACGCTGCGACGACTGACCGATGTGGCCTTCTGGCTGCTGGCCGCCCTGCTCGCCGGGGCGCACCTGGTCGTGCTGTGGCAGAGCGTCACCGTCAACCCGCTCTGGGAGGACGAGGCGTTCAACCTGACCGTGCCTCTCAACCTGCTCGCGGGGCTCGGCTACACGAGCGACGGCACCCTCTCGGGCAGCACCCTGACGCCCTTCGACGCGCGCATCTCGACGGGTCCGGTGGTGCTGCTGCCGATCGCGGCGGTGCTGGCCTTCGGGGTCGACCTGGTCGTGGGGGCGCGCCTGGTGCCGGCGGCGTTCTACCTCGCTCTGCTCGCTGCCGTCTGGCTGCTTGGGCGCCGCGTCGGCGGTCGCTGGGCGGGCCTGCTGGCGGTCACGGTTCCGCTCGCCTTCGACGCCGCGGCGCCGCCGTCGCCGATCCAGGGTCCCGCAGACATCCTCGGCGAGGTGCCGGCGGCGGCCCTGCTCGCCTGGGCCCTGGTGGTGGTGCAGCGCAGGCCCTGGCTCGCGGGGCTGCTCTTCGGCCTCGCGATCCAGACCAAGTACATCTCGCTGCTGGCGGCTCCCGCCCTCGTGCTGGCCATGCTGCTGAGTCTGCCCGGCATCCCGCTGATGCGGCGCCTGCATGCCGTCGTGCTGCCGGCGGTGCTCGCGCTTGTGCCCACCGCGATCGTCGAGCTCTGCGCGCTGATCGCCCTCGGACCGGCCGGTTTCTGGCAGCACCTGCGCAGCACTGTGGGCTTCGTGCGCAACGGCGGGCAGCCCGGAGTCACGACCTCCGTTCCCGAGAAGCTGGCGACGCTGTCGGCGTCGTGGCATCTTCCCGCCGCCGTCGCGGCGGCGACGGCGATCGCGGTCGTATTGCTCATCGCCGCGGCAGTCGTGGTGGTGCGCCGGGTTCCCGAGTTCGGATCCGTGCGCGTGGGTGCCGGCGCCCGCGTGCGTGACACCGCGCCGCTGCTGGTCGCAGCGGTGGTCGGTGCGCTCACGTTCGTCGGCTGGTGGGCGACCGCGATGCACACGCCGCTGTGGGTGCGTCACCCCGCCCCGGGCCTGCTGGCCTTCGTGCCGGTGCTCTTCGCGTTCGTCGTGCCCGCCCTGGGGGTGCTGTGGCGCGCGGCAGAGGGGCGCCGCTCTGCCCCGTCACCCGGGGACACCGCCGTTGCGCCGCGAGGCGCGCGGGTCTGGCTGGTGCGAGGCGCGATCGGCCTCGCCGCGGTGCTCGTCGCGACCGTGCCGGCGGCGCAGGCCGTGTCGGCGGCGCGCGAAGCGCTGGCATCCGACGGCGCGGTGCTCGCACACCAACGCGCCATCGCGGCGGAGATCGCCGTCGCCGACGCCGAGTGGATCGCCACCCAGTGGGGCGGGCCCGTCAGTCTGGTCGTGCTCGCGGGCTCCCACGTGGCGCTCACCGACGCGCCGCCTGAGAACATCGCGGGCTACGCGGTGCTGACGACGGACCCCGCCGCGTGCGAAGAGCCGGTCGTGACCGCGCTGCCGTTCGTCGTCTGCGCGCCCTGACCGGCCCTCGGACGGCGGTCAGGCGTTCTGGCCGGCCGTGGTCTTCTCGGCGGCCCGGCGGCGGGCACGCCGTTCCTTGGCCTCGGCCCGCGTGAGCTCGACCGGCGCCTGCTCGTGGTGGTGGGTCGAGCCGTAGGTGTACGAGCCGTAGCCGTAGCTGTCGGGGCCCTTGGTCGGCAGCATCGTCACGACGACACCGAGCAGGTTGCCGCCGGCCGTCTCGAGGGAGCGCACGGCTCCGGAGAGGTCCTGCTTCTTGGTCTTGCCCGATGCAGCCGCGAGGATCACGCCACGGGTCTTCTTGCTCAGCACGGCGGCGTCGGTGACCAGCAGCAGCGGCGGGGCATCGATGAGAACGTAGTCGAAGTGCTCGGTGAGGGCGGCGAGAAGGTGGTCCATCGCCGCAGAGCCCAGCAGCTCGCTGGGGTTCGGGGGCACGGGGCCGCTCGTGAGCACGAACAGCTGGTTCGCGCCCCACTTCTGCAGCGCGTCGGTCAGCTGCACGCGGCCGATGAGCACGTCGGTCATGCCGACGCCGCCCTCAAGGCCCATATAGTCGGCGACGCGGGGGAGCCGCAGGTCGCCGTCGAGCAGCGCGACCCGTGCGCCCGTCTCGGCCAGGGCGATCGCGAGGTTCGCGGTGGTGGTCGACTTGCCCTCGCCGGGGCCGGCGCTCGACACGACGAAGCTGCGCGGCCCGTCTTCGACGTCGAGGAACTGCAGGTTGGTGCGCAGGGTGCGGAATGACTCCGCGCGGGGGCTGCGGGGGTCGGCGTGCACGATGAGGGGCCGCTTGGGAGCCTCGGGGTCGAACGCGATGCCGCCGAGCAGAGGCTTGTCGGTGAGCGCCTCGATGTCGTGCAGCGTGTGGATGCGGGTGTCGAGCACCGTGCGCAGCACGGCCAGAGCGACGCCGGCGGCCAGGCCGAGCAGGGCGCCGAGGGCGATGAGCAGCGGCACGTTCGGGCTGGTGGGAGCGGCGGGTACCGTAGCCGGCTGCGTGATCGTGATCTGCACCGGGCTGACGGCGTCGACGGCCTGCGGCTTCTCGAGCGTCGTCTGCACGGCCTGCGCGAAGCTCGCGGCGGTGGCGTCTGCGATGGCGGCGGCCAGCTCGGGGTCTTCATCGGTGACGGAGACATCGATCAACACCGTGTTGAGAGGCGTGCTGGCCGACACCTGCGCCGCGAGCTCGGCGGCTGTGATGTCGAGCTCGAGCTCTTCGATCACCGGGTCGAGCACCAGGCTCGTCGGGATCACATCGACGTAGCTCGTGACCATCTGGCGGGCGAAGTTCGTGCCCTGCACGAGGTCGCCCGTGGCCGCGCCCTCGGTGCGCACCGACACGTACAGCTGCGTGGATGCCTCGTACTTCGGGGTCTGCAGAAAGGCATACCCGGCGCCGCCGGCGAGGCCTGCGATGAGCAGCACCAGCAGCAGAATCCAGTTCTTGTGCAGGATGCGCAGGTAATCGCGAAGTTCCACGCGGTGGTCTCCCAGGGGTGTGATGGTCGGGTTCGGGTCATTCTTCCACAGCGCCGCAGGCCGCCCGGGACGCGCCCGACCGGCCGGGGCTCACTGCGCCGCGTAGGCGTAGGTGCCGTAGGCGGTCTTGTCGGCGCCGGCGGTCGGCACCATCGTGACGACGGTGCCGAGCACCTTCGAGCCGACGGCCTCGACGTTCTTCACCGCGCTCGCCAGCCTCGGCTTGGTCGTCGAGCCGGCCGCGGCGACCACGATCGCCCCGTTCGTGTGTCGCGAGACGACAGCGGCATCCGTCACGAGCAGCGTCGGTGGGGCGTCGACGATGATCACGTCGAACGCCGCCTTCAGCTCGCGCATGAGCTTGGCCATCGCCTGTGAGCCGAGCAGCTCGGCCGGGTTCGGCGGCACCGTGCCCGCCGGCAGCAGGAACAGCGTGCCGCGGCCCCAGCGCTGGATGACGTCGGATGCCGCGACCCGGCCCACCAGCACGTCGGCGAGCCCCAGCCCGCCCTCGATGCCGAAGTAATCGGCCACCTTGGGCTTGCGCAGATCCCCGTCGAGCAGCGCGACGCGGGCGCCGGTCTCGGCGAACGCGATGGCGAGGTTGGCCGAGGTGGTCGACTTTCCTTCGCTCGGCCCGGCGCTCGTGACGACGTACGCCGCGGGGCCGCCACCGAGGGCGAGGAACTGCACGTTGGTGCGGAGCGTCCGGTAGGCCTCGGCGCGCGGGTCGCGGGCGGCCGCGGCGACGACGAGGGGGCGCGTCTTGGCCTGGGGGTCCAGGGCGATGCCGCCGAGGGTCGGGGCGCCGGTGATCTCCTCGACGTCCTTCACCGTGCGGATGCGGGTGTCGAGCACCTCACGCAGCACCGCGATGCCCACGCCCGCCGCGAGCCCCAGCAGTCCGCCGAGTGCGAGCGACAGGCGCATGTTGGGCGCAGAAGGGCTGAGGGGCACCTGCGCCGGCTGCAGCGTCTCGATGCGCACGGGGGAGGGGCGATCGCCCGTCGGGGCCTCGAGCTGCTCGGCGACCACGGTGGTGAAGCTCTCGCCGATGGCATTGGCGATGCGCGCGGCCTGCTCGGGGCTCGGGTCGTTCACGGTGACGTCGATGACCACGGTGTTGAGACCCGCCGACGCGCTCACCTGGTGAGCGAGTTCTTCGGCCGATTCATCGAGGTTCAATTGCTCGATTACCGGATCGAGCACGATGGCGCTGGGAATCACGCTGACGTAGGTGGTCACCGCCTGGCGCGCGAAATTGGTGCCCTGAGTCATTTCCGACGTGGTGCCGCCATTGGTGCCGACCGAGACGTAAAGCTGCGTCGAAGCGGTATAGCGCGCCGGTGTCGTCAATGCGACGAGAGCACCCCCGGAGACGCCGATCAGCGCCAGCGAGATGATGAGCACGAGATTGCGGCGCAGGATGCGCGCATAGTCGTGAATGTCCATGGCGCTCCTGCCTCGGGGGTGATATATCCTGCGCGAGGTATCCTTTCACGAATTGTCCTGTCACTTTTCTCCTTTTCGGCTGACCGCAGCCCACGTTTCCGCAAGGACCCCATGAGCACTCTCGCTGGACTGTTCGACGACGACCGGGCCACTCGCGACGAATTCGAGCCCGCCGCGCGTGAGGTGCCGAGCGATGCCGGCCTGGCCGAGATGCTCGGCGGCGGGGGCGTCGACGGGGTCGGGGTCGGGGGGTCTCGGCGCCAGGCGCAGGCGCCGGTCGACGACACGCAGCGTCTGGTCGATCTGGTGCAGAGCGCGGCGGCGGATGCGGCGCCGGTGGTGCTGTCGGGCGGCGGCGGTGGCGGCAAGGCGAAGAAGAGTTCGCGTGGTCACAAGCGCACCGACTGGCTGAGCGTGCTCGTCGCCGTGCTCGCCGTCGGGGTCGTTTCGGGGACGGCGGTCTTCGGCGGCATCCAGCTCGCTTCAGCCAGCCCTGCGGCCGACGCCCTGCAGTCGCTCGCCACCGACGAGGCCGCGTTGGTGAACGCCCAGCAGAGCCTCTCGGCGACGGCCACGCGCATCGAGGCCGACGTCACCGCCGGCCGGGAGGATGCCGCGCGCCTCGAGCCGGCCCTGGTGGCGGTGGAGGGATACTCCGACGAGCCCGCGCGGGCCGCGGCGATGCAGGCCCTGACCGACTACCGGGCAGGGCTCGACGCGCTCGTGCTGCCGGAGCTGCCCGCCCCGTACTCCCGGCCCGCCATCGATGAGGACTCGCTGGCCGACGTCGGTGCGGCGATCGACGACGTGCAGGCCCGGGCGGCCGAGATGGCGGAGCCCACCGAGCGGATGCATGCCCTGCGGGGTGCTGTCACCGATCTGCGGGACCGCTTCGTCGAGCAGGTGGCTGCGTTCGGCGCGACGTTCCCGGCGTGGGCCGCGACGGTCAACGCCGAGAACGACCAGGCCGACCAGAGCTTCCGCGACGCGCTCACGGCTGCCGCCGCGGCGGTGCCGTCGGGTCAGGCCGGAGGCCTGCTGGGCATCGAGGCGATGCTCGTGCTGCCGCCGCTCGTCGACGCGCTGCGGGAGGACAACCAGCGCGCTCTCGATGAGATCGCGGCCGAGGAAGAGGCGGCGGAGGACGCCGAGTCTGGCGGTTCGGGTGGATCGGACGGCTCGGATTGGTACGTCGACCCGGGTGTGCCGCCGACCGACCCGGGTGTGCCGCCGACCGATCCGGGTGTGCCGCCGACCGATCCCGGTCCGGTCGACCCGCCGGTCACGGACCCGCCGGTGACGGACCCCGGCACCGGCGAGGCGCCGGCCGGGTAGCCCGCGGCGCGGGGCGGCTTCGGGCGCTGGGGGTGGGCGCTTCGGTTGCTGCGGTTGGGCGCTTCTGGCGCCGTCGGGCGCTGTGGGTGCTGCGGGGTGCGTCTGGCGCCAGCCGGCGGCGCGGGTGCGCTGCGGGCCGCGGTCGGGCGCTGCGGGTCAGGCGGGGACGGCCAGGCGAACGACCCGCACGACCTCGTCGATGGCCGGCACCAGCTGCGAAGCCGACAGCTCGTAGGTGTTCCACGAGCGGCGGTACGGGTCGATAACGTCGTCGTCGGCCGGGTCGGCCGGGGGCAGCGAGACGCCGCGGTGCGCGGCGACCGAGGCCACCGCCGCGCGCAGTCGTGCCGAGGGGTCCTGGCCCGCGGCGTCGGCGGCCGCGATGATCTCGGCATCCGGGGTGTCCCTCGCCAGTCGCGCGAACTCGCGAACGGTGAAGGTGGAGCGCAGGCGCGCCGGCGCGAGTTCGACGATGGCGCGGCGGTGCTCGCGCGCCATGGCCAGGATGAGGTCGGGTGTGGTCAGCATGCGCGAGTTCAGCAGCTGCGAACGGTGCTCGGTCGACAGCTCCGCGGGTACTCCGTGCTGCGCGGCGAGGCGCTGGGCCTCGGCGGGCATCTCCGACGCGCGCATGTCGTAGGTGCCGCCGCTGTTGACGCTGCCGGGGAGCCCCGCCAGCCGTGTGCGCAGCAGCTGCTCAGCCAGCGGTGAGCGGCAGATGTTGCCGGTGCAGACGGTGATGATCTCGAACACGGACGACCTTTCGGTTCGGGTACGGGCGCCGTGCCACTGTATCGGGGCCCCTCCGGCCCGTTCCCTTTCCCGCTTCCGGCTCGCGAGTGAGTATTCGCGGTGTCGAGTGAGTATTCGCGTCGTCGAGTGAGTATTTGCGGTGCCGAGTGAGTATTCGGCATCCCGAGTGAGTATTCGTGTCGTCCCAGACGCGGAGGGGATCCTCGCCGAGTATGTGGTTGCTGAGGGCGACCCGATCGACATGATTGCCCGGCGGCACCGGGAGCGTGTTCCTGATCAACCGAAAGGAACTCCCGCCGACGCACCCACACCTGATCCACCCGGGCGACCGGCTGCTGCTGACAGCCAAGAGCGCGTAGCGCGCACCCCGTGCCGCCCTCACCCAGCGGCGGGACTTCCGCGTCGCTGACCTCTTCACGGGGCGGCGCTGGAGTGTGCGGAACCGAACGTAAATGCGGATCTACGAGACAGCCGTCCTCTGTCGGTATCGGCGGAAATCCGCTGCAGACTTATCCACAGGCGAAAAGATGTTCTATACTCCGGGGCGCTTCCGGAGTATCATCAGTCGTATGAACCAGCCCCTCCAGAGCCTGATAGAAGCGGCATCCGCTGTCGCTGAAGGGTGGCCGGAGGGCGCGATCGAGGGGGCGGCCGGTTCGTTGCTCGTCGCCTTGAACGATGCGCTCGGCAAAGTGCGGCGGCTGACCGACGGTTTGCATGCGCAGGTCGCGGCCGAGATCGCGCGGCAGTCGCGTCCCGAGCTCGGGCCAGACGGATTGGCCAAGTCGCAGGGCTACCGCAATCCCACCGCGCTCATCGCGGCCACGACCGGGTCGACAAACGGTGAGGCGGCGCGGCTCGTGCAGGTCGGTGAGGCGACGGCGCCGCGGCTGCTGCTCTCGGGGGAGCGGGCGCCCGCGCGGCATCCGCACGTGGCGTCCGCGGTCGAGGCGGGGAGTATCGGCTCGGCCGCAGCCTCCGCGATCATCAGCATGCTCGACAAGGTGGTCATGCGTGCGGGGCGCGAGGCGACGGATGCCGCGGAGCGG from Microbacterium sp. zg-Y625 includes these protein-coding regions:
- a CDS encoding glycosyltransferase family 2 protein, giving the protein MSFQRIAVVMPAYNEAAGIAEFLLEIHEHLAPLASELDIVVADDRSTDATAAVVAGLGLDRVQVQTQTRNRGHGPTALAAYVAGLQLSPDVVVHVDGDGQFAGNDIARVLGALEATGADVVHGVRRGREDPWFRRALSFGLRVAVRPFAGRGVPDINTPLRAYRPQVLQQLIDAVGADAIVPHVHFSLAEARCGLRVTSVPVRSLPRRGGETVGTMWGGNGQPKLPPKRLRSFVRHALGELWRLSLRPSAPMLALRTASADLRSRVADAA
- a CDS encoding polysaccharide biosynthesis tyrosine autokinase, whose translation is MELRDYLRILHKNWILLLVLLIAGLAGGAGYAFLQTPKYEASTQLYVSVRTEGAATGDLVQGTNFARQMVTSYVDVIPTSLVLDPVIEELELDITAAELAAQVSASTPLNTVLIDVSVTDEDPELAAAIADATAASFAQAVQTTLEKPQAVDAVSPVQITITQPATVPAAPTSPNVPLLIALGALLGLAAGVALAVLRTVLDTRIHTLHDIEALTDKPLLGGIAFDPEAPKRPLIVHADPRSPRAESFRTLRTNLQFLDVEDGPRSFVVSSAGPGEGKSTTTANLAIALAETGARVALLDGDLRLPRVADYMGLEGGVGMTDVLIGRVQLTDALQKWGANQLFVLTSGPVPPNPSELLGSAAMDHLLAALTEHFDYVLIDAPPLLLVTDAAVLSKKTRGVILAAASGKTKKQDLSGAVRSLETAGGNLLGVVVTMLPTKGPDSYGYGSYTYGSTHHHEQAPVELTRAEAKERRARRRAAEKTTAGQNA
- a CDS encoding polysaccharide biosynthesis tyrosine autokinase; the encoded protein is MDIHDYARILRRNLVLIISLALIGVSGGALVALTTPARYTASTQLYVSVGTNGGTTSEMTQGTNFARQAVTTYVSVIPSAIVLDPVIEQLNLDESAEELAHQVSASAGLNTVVIDVTVNDPSPEQAARIANAIGESFTTVVAEQLEAPTGDRPSPVRIETLQPAQVPLSPSAPNMRLSLALGGLLGLAAGVGIAVLREVLDTRIRTVKDVEEITGAPTLGGIALDPQAKTRPLVVAAAARDPRAEAYRTLRTNVQFLALGGGPAAYVVTSAGPSEGKSTTSANLAIAFAETGARVALLDGDLRKPKVADYFGIEGGLGLADVLVGRVAASDVIQRWGRGTLFLLPAGTVPPNPAELLGSQAMAKLMRELKAAFDVIIVDAPPTLLVTDAAVVSRHTNGAIVVAAAGSTTKPRLASAVKNVEAVGSKVLGTVVTMVPTAGADKTAYGTYAYAAQ
- a CDS encoding low molecular weight phosphatase family protein, which gives rise to MFEIITVCTGNICRSPLAEQLLRTRLAGLPGSVNSGGTYDMRASEMPAEAQRLAAQHGVPAELSTEHRSQLLNSRMLTTPDLILAMAREHRRAIVELAPARLRSTFTVREFARLARDTPDAEIIAAADAAGQDPSARLRAAVASVAAHRGVSLPPADPADDDVIDPYRRSWNTYELSASQLVPAIDEVVRVVRLAVPA